A region from the Rosa rugosa chromosome 6, drRosRugo1.1, whole genome shotgun sequence genome encodes:
- the LOC133714676 gene encoding uncharacterized protein LOC133714676 yields the protein MGSFSEEEFAFFDAHEDIASVSDASRESIEVLEASSSSMSWVRDSFPYDVWVRSPGSVKERRVKFLDWMEVSAEKIVGENMVEVSSDVVGEIGRVRESSGAVLRSLSFEGEFSSSRSSMSFWANEFRDGNLSGRMECNGDEVGPVGKVSEGREVIEESERTSFSLSSLSRQLSGVKAEEISSKGALLKRVKKKWLHRFRSMTCLDDRQGIADRSAENDNDRIMGIRSYRVKVRHSGKRLKELSALYMGQDIQAHEGSILAMKFSPDGQYLASAGEDGIVRVWQVVENQRCNELDIPEIDPSCIYFTVNHLSELNPLFADKEKVSKARSMTKTSDSACVIFPPKVFRIVDKPLHEFHGHGGEILDLSWSRNNYLLSSSVDKTVRLWRVGCTDCLKVFAHSNYVTCAQFNPVDDNYFISGSIDGKVRIWGIPCCQVVDYSDVRDIVSAVCYRPDGQGAIVGSMTGICRFYNISDNHLQMEAEICLYSKKKAPCKKITGFEFFPQDPSKVMVTCADSQVRILHGLNVVGKYKGLRNAANLRSANFTSDGKHIISASEDSNVYIWNCSDQEKNFFSQVKKTKSCERFTTDASVAIPWSGLKCEALENARNVGVVEDNLPETLPFSSPACFSLSQESLLQSIPKGSATWPEEKLPTSSPLTKSSTMHRSEYKFFKTSCQSTSSSHAWGLVIVTAGWDGRIKSFHNYGLPVPVR from the exons ATGGGGAGCTTTAGCGAAGAGGAATTCGCCTTTTTTGATGCCCATGAGGATATTGCATCAGTGTCTGATGCAAGTCGTGAGAGCATTGAGGTGTTGGAAGCGAGTTCTTCTTCCATGAGTTGGGTTCGGGATAGTTTTCCTTATGATGTGTGGGTTAGAAGCCCGGGGAGTGTGAAGGAGCGTCGGGTTAAGTTTCTGGATTGGATGGAAGTTAGTGCAGAGAAGATTGTGGGAGAGAATATGGTGGAAGTGTCTAGTGATGTGGTGGGGGAAATAGGTAGAGTTAGAGAGAGTAGTGGGGCTGTGTTGAGATCCTTATCTTTTGAAGGGGAGTTTTCTTCAAGTCGGTCTTCAATGTCGTTCTGGGCTAATGAATTTAGAGATGGGAATTTGAGTGGGAGAATGGAGTGTAATGGAGATGAAGTAGGGCCGGTTGGGAAGGTCAGTGAAGGTCGAGAAGTTATTGAAGAGTCTGAGCGCACTTCGTTCTCATTATCTTCATTATCTCGTCAATTGAGTGGAGTCAAAGCTGAAGAGATTAGCAGTAAGGGGGCGTTACTGAAGAGAGTTAAGAAGAAGTGGTTGCATAGATTTCGGTCCATGACATGCCTTGATGATAGGCAAGGGATTGCTGACAGGTCGGCAGAGAATGATAATGATAGAATTATGGGAATAAGGTCTTATAGAGTGAAGGTTCGTCATTCCGGGAAGCGGTTGAAGGAACTCTCAGCTCTTTATATGGGACAGGATATCCAGGCCCATGAGGGTTCAATTTTGGCCATGAAATTTAGTCCTGATGGACAGTACCTAGCAAGTGCTGGTGAAGATGGGATTGTGCGAGTCTGGCAAGTGGTGGAGAATCAGAGGTGTAATGAACTTGACATTCCGGAGATTGATCCATCCTGCATATACTTCACCGTGAATCATCTCTCCGAACTAAATCCACTATTTGCGGATAAAGAGAAAGTGAGTAAAGCACGTAGCATGACGAAAACATCAGATTCAGCATGTGTTATTTTTCCCCCAAAAGTCTTTCGGATTGTGGACAAACCATTGCATGAGTTTCATGGGCATGGTGGTGAGATTTTGGATCTCTCCTGGTCAAGGAACAAT TATCTACTGTCGTCTTCTGTTGACAAAACTGTTCGTCTATGGCGAGTGGGATGCACTGATTGCCTCAAAGTCTTTGCACATAGTAATTACG TGACCTGTGCTCAATTCAATCCTGTGGATGATAACTACTTTATCAGTGGTTCAATAGATGGCAAAGTTCGCATTTGGGGAATTCCTTGCTGTCAAGTTGTTGATTATAGTGATGTACGAGATATAGTTTCTGCGGTGTGCTATCGCCCTGATGGGCAG GGAGCTATTGTAGGCTCGATGACAGGCATATGCCGCTTTTATAATATATCAG ATAATCATTTGCAAATGGAAGCTGAAATATGTTTGTACAGTAAAAAGAAGGCTCCCTGCAAAAAGATAACAGGCTTTGAG TTTTTCCCACAAGATCCTAGCAAAGTAATGGTCACTTGCGCCGATTCGCAAGTCAGAATTCTTCATGGTCTGAATGTGGTTGGAAAATACAAGG GATTACGGAATGCAGCAAACCTGAGATCTGCGAATTTTACTTCAGATGGGAAACATATAATATCAGCAAGTGAGGATTCTAATGTATACATATGGAACTGCAGTGATCAGGAGAAAAACTTTTTCTCTCAagtaaaaaaaactaaatcatGTGAGCGGTTCACCACTGATGCTTCCGTAGCAATACCATGGTCTGGTTTGAAATGTGAGGCCTTAGAAAATGCTAGGAACGTTGGTGTCGTGGAAGATAATCTACCTGAAACTCTACCTTTTTCTTCACCCGCATGCTTTTCTCTGAGCCAAGAATCTCTCCTTCAGTCTATTCCGAAAGGATCTGCGACTTGGCCCGAGGAGAAGCTTCCAACATCAagccccttgacaaagtcatcTACTATGCACAGATCCGAGTACAAGTTTTTTAAAACTTCATGCCAGAGCACATCAAGTTCCCATGCATGGGGTTTGGTTATTGTGACCGCAGGTTGGGATGGAAGGATCAAATCATTCCACAATTATGGGTTACCAGTACCTGTTCGATAG